The Fulvivirga ligni genome window below encodes:
- a CDS encoding leucine-rich repeat domain-containing protein has product MLKNFAFIIALSLFAISTAQAQISAYKPDSLTLLNFHEQMVDAGWPGFWNTSKNVREWTGVSYDYNSGKVYGITLSGDWYNPHFTTDSLPAAIQVLSSMDSLVSLGVSHFNLKYLPEEITDLEDLKSLSLGYNSIETLPDFINELKQLEILLLGNNEFADLPDLSDLINLRVLSLSQNIHLEQFPASILELESLIDLRLSYNSITELPSSIDELQQLQKLYIQANGLISLPESVGNLSNLDQLVLSNNQLTALPSSINNLTKLERLDVNRNQLSALPADMSNLTNLIQIDISENKLTEFPESIVGLRGLRNITANKNQMVGEIPEDVFRINRLRLDVSDNNLSGDLAVIDNNITERLLITNNRYTFRDIINFYGQFNPSYIEFQPQQYIGTYRTLEPGAGESLDVFIDNYIPASGNTYQWYRADNIALTGATKYSTEDSIHISSYDASAHAGIYYCIIKNPALPNLSLRSHVVRVLGNDNAPELTYQDLIFREGERAYLNIAAKDDFTPVNDLEYRFPEETEHFILKPDTLYSRSYAKFIFPKTVNGYGSDTISVEVEDEGGNVAIAEVTITMISAENKAPTITLDTIYTNIYQDVQLPCTPGDQGCPALYPFTSMTYMKHFVQDDYDDNDDLSYRILEADPNTGAVNSKINMMFNTRPDGITLDAFMLTFTDTVAVVTLEVTDIEGGKTTKEITLIGKTNPPNKSPEITAIPDQIIARGTTKFPVLNLNEYASDDYVSSDLFWWENTSDPSLNIDRTDSIVFVEPAYLDSSYTAQITFYVSEKTNYHRRSSIDVTYIISDGLSISGVVTDENNLPLEGVELVGFDEPIFSSSNGSYEAFVLEGWSGQVYPVKQDYIFTPDTLSYENVQGDQSNQNYFGQYVGNYTISGTITTPEGGYLNHVLINGVSNEIFTNEEGYYSLDVPYDFNGVLTPSLQGYDFEPISKSYDGLTQDLSNQNYTGFKITGVENTNENKLLSVFPNPSSSYIVFALKALNFSSGSIEIYNAQGKRGTDIKLQQNDARYEWKEYSKAAPGIYFAKLKLDGKLVDTVKFIIE; this is encoded by the coding sequence ATGCTAAAGAATTTTGCTTTTATTATAGCGCTATCACTTTTTGCTATTAGCACAGCTCAAGCGCAAATTTCTGCCTATAAACCCGACAGTTTAACATTGCTCAATTTTCATGAGCAAATGGTTGATGCTGGATGGCCAGGCTTTTGGAATACCTCAAAAAATGTAAGAGAGTGGACAGGAGTTTCATATGATTATAATTCAGGTAAAGTATATGGAATAACACTTTCAGGTGACTGGTACAATCCTCATTTCACAACAGATAGTCTTCCTGCTGCCATACAAGTTTTAAGCTCCATGGATTCATTGGTAAGTTTAGGTGTTTCCCATTTTAACCTAAAATATTTACCTGAAGAGATAACTGACCTAGAGGATCTGAAAAGTTTGAGTCTTGGTTATAATAGCATTGAAACTTTACCAGATTTTATTAATGAGTTAAAACAATTAGAGATATTATTACTTGGTAATAATGAATTTGCTGATCTTCCAGATCTCTCAGATTTGATCAATCTTAGGGTATTAAGTCTTAGCCAAAATATTCATTTAGAGCAATTTCCAGCATCTATATTAGAATTAGAATCATTAATTGATTTGCGTCTATCTTACAATTCCATTACGGAACTCCCTTCTTCAATCGATGAATTACAACAATTACAAAAGTTATATATACAGGCTAATGGACTAATTTCATTGCCTGAATCTGTAGGTAACTTATCAAATTTAGATCAATTGGTATTATCCAATAATCAACTTACAGCCTTGCCTTCATCTATCAATAATCTCACAAAGCTTGAGCGTTTAGATGTAAACAGAAATCAACTTTCTGCTCTTCCTGCGGATATGTCAAATTTAACCAATCTAATTCAGATAGATATTTCTGAAAATAAGCTTACCGAATTTCCGGAAAGTATCGTTGGGCTGCGGGGCCTTAGAAATATTACAGCGAATAAGAATCAAATGGTGGGAGAAATCCCTGAAGACGTTTTTAGAATAAACAGACTACGTTTAGATGTAAGTGATAATAATCTTTCCGGGGACCTGGCGGTAATAGATAATAATATCACCGAGCGTCTTTTAATTACTAATAATCGATACACCTTTCGAGATATTATAAATTTTTACGGACAGTTTAATCCCTCTTACATTGAGTTTCAACCACAACAATATATTGGCACCTATAGAACCTTAGAACCCGGTGCAGGAGAGAGTTTGGATGTTTTTATTGATAATTATATCCCTGCATCAGGAAACACTTATCAGTGGTATAGAGCTGATAATATTGCTCTGACAGGAGCAACGAAATATTCGACTGAAGACAGTATACATATCTCTAGTTATGATGCTTCTGCCCACGCTGGCATTTATTACTGCATTATTAAGAACCCTGCCTTACCTAATTTAAGCTTGAGGAGCCATGTAGTGAGGGTATTAGGAAATGATAATGCTCCAGAATTAACTTATCAAGACCTGATATTTAGGGAGGGTGAAAGAGCCTATCTCAATATTGCCGCAAAGGATGATTTCACTCCAGTCAATGACTTGGAATATCGTTTTCCCGAAGAAACTGAGCATTTTATACTAAAACCAGACACTTTATACAGTCGTAGTTATGCCAAATTTATTTTTCCTAAAACTGTAAACGGATACGGCTCAGATACTATTTCCGTGGAGGTAGAAGATGAAGGTGGTAATGTGGCCATAGCTGAAGTGACCATAACCATGATAAGTGCTGAAAACAAAGCACCCACAATCACTTTAGACACCATCTACACAAATATTTATCAAGATGTACAGTTGCCTTGTACCCCGGGAGATCAAGGATGTCCGGCTCTCTATCCTTTTACTAGCATGACCTACATGAAGCATTTCGTGCAAGATGACTATGACGATAATGATGATTTATCATATAGAATTTTGGAAGCAGACCCAAATACTGGGGCGGTGAATAGCAAAATAAATATGATGTTTAATACAAGGCCTGACGGCATAACATTGGATGCTTTCATGCTTACATTCACAGACACAGTTGCCGTCGTCACTTTAGAAGTGACTGATATAGAAGGAGGAAAGACTACAAAAGAAATTACCCTTATCGGAAAAACAAATCCTCCTAATAAGAGTCCAGAAATTACCGCTATACCTGATCAAATTATAGCTAGAGGAACTACAAAATTTCCAGTCCTTAATCTAAATGAATATGCCTCAGATGATTATGTTTCTTCGGATTTGTTCTGGTGGGAAAATACATCGGATCCATCTTTAAATATAGATAGAACTGATAGTATTGTGTTTGTAGAGCCGGCTTATTTAGATAGCAGCTATACAGCACAAATCACCTTCTACGTTTCAGAGAAAACAAACTATCACAGAAGGAGTAGTATAGATGTGACTTACATCATTAGCGATGGTTTATCTATTTCAGGTGTAGTTACGGATGAGAATAACCTGCCTTTAGAAGGTGTGGAACTGGTTGGGTTCGATGAGCCAATTTTTTCTTCCTCTAATGGGAGTTATGAAGCTTTTGTACTGGAAGGTTGGAGTGGGCAAGTCTACCCGGTAAAACAAGATTACATTTTCACTCCAGATACACTTAGTTATGAAAATGTGCAGGGGGATCAAAGCAATCAGAATTATTTCGGCCAATATGTTGGTAATTATACTATATCAGGAACGATAACCACTCCAGAAGGTGGCTATCTGAATCATGTGCTGATTAATGGGGTTTCCAATGAAATATTTACCAACGAAGAAGGATATTATTCGCTTGATGTGCCTTATGACTTCAACGGAGTATTAACCCCCTCATTACAAGGGTATGATTTTGAGCCAATTAGCAAGAGTTATGATGGACTCACTCAAGATTTGAGTAACCAAAATTATACTGGTTTTAAGATTACTGGCGTGGAGAATACTAATGAAAATAAACTGCTTTCGGTCTTCCCAAATCCATCATCTTCTTACATAGTATTTGCGCTGAAAGCACTAAATTTTTCAAGTGGTTCCATTGAAATTTATAATGCACAAGGTAAAAGAGGCACTGACATAAAGCTTCAACAAAATGATGCCCGGTATGAGTGGAAGGAATATTCTAAAGCGGCTCCTGGAATTTATTTTGCTAAGCTAAAACTGGACGGAAAGCTGGTTGATACTGTGAAATTTATTATTGAATGA